The segment TGTCTAAGGGGTCATAGGTTCAAGTTCCATTGGAAGAAAGAACTCTCTTCTCCAAAGGAGAGTGAATTTAAGATGATTTGGATCTCGCCCTAGAGGATGTACGCGTCTACGAACACAGAACCTCctagtcatttaaaaaaaaataattcagaaaaaaagagaatagGTTTTGTTTATAGATTGATTGAATCAAATGCTCGGTCTCAGTTCTGATTGTAgagtgatatttttttattatagatGTTCTAGTTGTGATCTCAATTTTGATTGTagagttgattttttttcttacagatACTCCAGTTGTGGTTTCAATTCTGGATGGGAGTACGTTGAAGCTGATTTTGGAGGATGAGGATGATTTTGCAATGTTGGCAGAGAATCTCTTCACTGATTTggatgaagaagataaaggaaagCTTCCCAAGAGCCAGATTCGAAAAGCTCTTTCCCTCATGGGTGCTGAGATGGGTGTCCCTCCACTCTCaggtttcttctttcttttgccTTTTACAATTACCATCTTGAGCAAGTTCATGGATTTTATTATGTGAGCAGCCTTTTGAAACCAGTTTATAGCAGTGACTATTGGTGTTTTAGTCTAATGCAAAATCAACCTCGTAAATGATTTacaaaattttagttttcatgtatttatttattccgTAGTTTCCTCCATCTCACGTGATCAAAGTCAACTCTCATATAGTATGTCATGATGTATTTTTGATTCTCCATTCTCCAGCAATTCCTTTGCCCTTTGAATCGTTTCATTCATTCCCATTCTGGTGTTTTAACTCAGTAAAGTTTGTTTGGAACAGACTTTCCCATCTTAGATAACATCATTAAGAAGCACGATGCTGATGGCGACGAAGAGCTAGGACAAGCACAGTTTGCAGAACTACTACAACCAATTCTACAAGAAATAGCAGACGTCCTTCATGAGAAACCAATCACCATCGTCCAGAACGTCGAGATCTTCAATGGGTCAAAGCTTCGTAAGGTTAGCCCCACACCAGACTCTCTTTTGCTTATAACATAGCATGGATCTTTGACCAGCTCTATCATACTATTTTCTCAGATTCTGGCAGACGAGAAGACACTCAAGTGTCTCGTAGAAAAAATGGTGAAAGACAACCAAGGACGAGCAGATCTTATAAAGAACTTGATGATAGAGAACGGAAAAGAGTTGGGATTGCCTCCGTTATCATCAGAGAACGAATCAGTAGCTCTTCTCTACGAGACAATACAATCTCAGTTGAATAAGAGAGATAAAGAAACCTCTGACGCATCCACAGAAGAGGAGTTTATGGATGCTTTAAAAGATATACTCGGGAGATTCGCGGAGTTGCTCGAATCCACACCGGTATATTCTGCTACCACTCTCTAGATTCACATAATGTTTTGAGTTAAATTATTGTATATCTGAGAATTTCAGTCGCATACCAGTTGTCTCTGCTATTTGGTCTTATTGAAATTATTGCTGAATATGGATGATACATGATGATTTCAGCAGCTAAGTGTTGGTTACTTTTGGAATCTCTTTACATGTATATATTGAAGGTATAGTCATAATAAGACACATAACCAAACCGAATAAACCTTCCAGAAAGAAAGTACCACAAAAACTAGTTTGAAAAGGAGAGTGACATGTGACTTCTATAGTTAACTCTTATTCTTAAGCAGTGTAGGATTCTTAATATTTAACAATCTCCAGTTGCCTATTGTTTATTGATAGTAATGTGAAGAAATGATACCACAACATCAAGATGATGATGGTGAAAATATTGTGAAAGGACCACTATAAGATCAATAGTATAAGAGGCTACTCAAATCAAAAACACTTGAACCCTGAAGGCCAAGACATCTGATTTCTTCATGCTCATATTGGTAGTTTCCAGCTGCTTGAACTCTGGATAAATACATTCACTAGAAGCACACAAGAACCTGAAACACACACATCGTAAAGTTCCAATCATTTAACTCtgtttacacaaaaaaaaaacggaagGTCAAGAAAACACTTTCAATGTTCTATGTCTCAACAAGTGTGGGCACTTCAGCATGTTCAGTTACCCGCTATAGGTTTCTATGGTTCTATATACGAGAATATGTTTCACTTACAGAAATGTCAAAACAAATCGATGTCCTAGAAGAAATCAGATCACTGACACGTTGGATTCTATAGATATTACGGAAGAACGGAAACAAATGTCTATTTAAAGGTATAAAATTGATGTAAAACGAAATAGTAGAAAAAGTTAAGATGATGTACAATATTGGCTGATAGCCCAAAAAAATAGAGACGAAAGAGTACTACTATACAAATCAGCAAAAGTAAATGGAACCAGCGAGAGGAAAGCTATTTGAAGCGTAACATAGGATTTGCTTGGTCGAAATCGAAAGGTGTTGTGAGATAACTGAGGTTTGGCTCTATTTCATAGTCACCCATCATCCTTACAAGCTCTATCATGTTTTGATCCATAAGTTAAAAGCTGAGAATGGGAGAAACCAGCTACCATTGTATAGTTGATGTACCCTGTttagttgaccaaaaaaaaaaaaagatgtacgCTGTTTTGATCAATTGTGGAGCCACATCTCAATGGCAGTTATTCAGAAAAACAATAACAAAATTAGACTTGTACATACGAAGTAAATTTGATATATCTAATTCCACAATATTAATTTaggtttttaaaaaactttctatgACTAAAACATAGCAGTAACGTGCTTCTCACCAAATCAGTAACCTGACTTGTTTGTCAATGCTCTAAAAggaaaacattttaaatttagaTTCGGAACCAATAATTATATCACAAAACTTTGGGGTCATCTGAAAATATATGGTCAAGTGACCATACCTTATATATATTGTACGAGTATATACATAATTAATGGTTATAAACATGATTGATGACCAAAAACAATTTGGTGCATTTATAAATAGACTAATACATTTACAGTCTTTCGAATCAATAagcagaaaagaaaaaaaaacataatacgaATTAGATAGCCGTGTTAGAaatctaattatattatatgaagATGAATTTCTCAACAATGTCGATTGCATTCACCCTCACCGTTCTCCTGGTGGTTTCTTCTATTCATTGCCAAACAATTGAAATCGCCACCGGTATTTATACATATTTGCAATTTTTTTACATTAttgtgaatattttttttactatgaTACAAATCCTTGTGTTTTCATAAAAGCTTTCTGAATATTTGATTGTATAAAACAATGTGTATGAAATATATCATAAATAATTGTGTTTGTTGTGTTAACATACGACTTTAtcaaggaatttttttttttctctttcaaatAGGCACATTTGCACAGGACGAACCCTCGAGTACACTTTGCTTCAATCCTTGCAGTGACAAACTTGGCGACAAAGAGTGCAAAACCATTTGTTTGAATAAGGCATACAAAGATGGTTCTTGTATTGGTTTTGGAATCCCCCCAACTTCCAAGTATTGTTGTTGTACAAAATGATTTGTTATTCATGAAGGTTTGAACTAATAACAATATGAGAATAAAAAGCAAAGTTTTTGTTCCGTTATTCATACGATTTTGATATTTAGGACTGGACAAATTATccgttaaatttttatttgatctGTTATTCATTTCGATCCGATCTGAAAATTTCAGATATTCGTAAAGCTTCAAATAAAGTAAACATCAAAATGTGATACTCGTAAAAAatgaagcaaatcacaaatattattttttgaaaaccgAATATCCGATTAGATCCGTATATTTCTAGATataatttggttaattttaagttgtgttaaaaaaaaattttttttggttattgcatatccaatttaatttttttattaagtcaAATGTTAACATATGAGTTTTTTTATTAGACCTGTTAATATTGAATTCAGctttaatatttgttaaaagttgT is part of the Brassica rapa cultivar Chiifu-401-42 chromosome A09, CAAS_Brap_v3.01, whole genome shotgun sequence genome and harbors:
- the LOC103837303 gene encoding putative defensin-like protein 70; its protein translation is MKMNFSTMSIAFTLTVLLVVSSIHCQTIEIATGTFAQDEPSSTLCFNPCSDKLGDKECKTICLNKAYKDGSCIGFGIPPTSKYCCCTK
- the LOC103837302 gene encoding uncharacterized protein LOC103837302 is translated as MSNAGLTIFDGALLRSIDLNLPELEHGVTGAQLLEISESKVSESLSGLSLPPHIKEAAISRVSAGDDVSFRRAELNREQASEKLGVFVSAVADALTDTPVVVSILDGSTLKLILEDEDDFAMLAENLFTDLDEEDKGKLPKSQIRKALSLMGAEMGVPPLSDFPILDNIIKKHDADGDEELGQAQFAELLQPILQEIADVLHEKPITIVQNVEIFNGSKLRKILADEKTLKCLVEKMVKDNQGRADLIKNLMIENGKELGLPPLSSENESVALLYETIQSQLNKRDKETSDASTEEEFMDALKDILGRFAELLESTPVYSATTL